In the genome of Globicephala melas chromosome 7, mGloMel1.2, whole genome shotgun sequence, one region contains:
- the FZD7 gene encoding frizzled-7 has product MLGPCAAPSRSPLGLCTLVIALLGALPAGAGAQQYHGEKGISVPDHGFCQPISIPLCTDIAYNQTILPNLLGHTNQEDAGLEVHQFYPLVKVQCSPELRFFLCSMYAPVCTVLDKAIPPCRSLCERARQGCEALMNKFGFQWPERLRCENFPVHGAGEICVGQNTSDGSGSAGGGPTAYPTAPYMPDLPLTALPPGAADGRGRSGFPFSCPRQLKVPPYLGYRFLGERDCGAPCEPGRANGLMYFKEEERRFARLWVGVWSVLCCASTLFTVLTYLVDMRRFSYPERPIIFLSGCYFMVAVAHVAGFLLEDRAVCVERFSDDGYRTVAQGTKKEGCTILFMVLYFFGMASSIWWVILSLTWFLAAGMKWGHEAIEANSQYFHLAAWAVPAVKTITILAMGQVDGDLLSGVCYVGLSSVDALRGFVLAPLFVYLFIGTSFLLAGFVSLFRIRTIMKHDGTKTEKLEKLMVRIGVFSVLYTVPATIVLACYFYEQAFREHWERTWLLQTCKSYAVPCPPGHFPPMSPDFTVFMIKYLMTMIVGITTGFWIWSGKTLQSWRRFYHRLSHSSKGETAV; this is encoded by the coding sequence ATGCTGGGCCCCTGCGCGGCACCGTCGCGCTCGCCTCTGGGCCTGTGTACTCTGGTGATTGCGCTGCTGGGCGCACTGCCCGCGGGCGCCGGGGCGCAGCAGTATCACGGCGAGAAGGGCATCTCAGTGCCGGATCACGGCTTCTGCCAGCCCATCTCCATCCCGCTGTGCACGGACATCGCCTACAACCAGACCATCCTGCCCAACCTGCTGGGTCACACGAACCAAGAGGATGCGGGCCTCGAGGTGCACCAGTTCTACCCGCTGGTGAAGGTGCAGTGTTCTCCCGAGCTGCGCTTCTTCCTGTGCTCCATGTACGCACCCGTGTGTACCGTGCTCGATAAGGCCATCCCGCCGTGCCGCTCTCTGTGCGAGCGTGCCCGCCAGGGCTGTGAGGCGCTCATGAACAAGTTCGGCTTCCAGTGGCCTGAGCGGCTGCGTTGCGAGAACTTCCCCGTGCACGGCGCCGGAGAGATCTGCGTGGGCCAGAACACTTCGGACGGCTCCGGCAGCGCGGGAGGCGGCCCCACCGCCTATCCCACCGCGCCCTACATGCCCGACCTGCCCTTGACCGCGCTGCCTCCGGGGGCCGCTGACGGCAGGGGCCGCTCAGGCTTCCCCTTCTCGTGCCCACGCCAGCTCAAGGTACCCCCCTACCTCGGCTACCGTTTCCTGGGGGAGCGCGACTGCGGCGCCCCTTGCGAGCCGGGCCGCGCCAACGGCCTCATGTACTTTAAGGAGGAGGAGAGGCGCTTCGCCCGCCTCTGGGTGGGCGTGTGGTCAGTGCTGTGCTGCGCCTCGACGCTCTTCACCGTGCTTACCTACCTAGTGGACATGCGGCGCTTCAGCTACCCAGAGCGGCCTATCATCTTCCTATCGGGCTGCTATTTCATGGTGGCCGTGGCGCACGTGGCCGGCTTCCTGTTGGAGGACCGCGCGGTGTGCGTGGAGCGCTTCTCAGACGACGGCTACCGCACGGTGGCGCAGGGCACCAAGAAGGAAGGTTGCACCATCCTCTTCATGGTGCTCTACTTCTTCGGCATGGCCAGTTCCATCTGGTGGGTCATCCTGTCGCTCACCTGGTTCCTGGCGGCCGGCATGAAGTGGGGCCACGAGGCCATCGAGGCCAACTCGCAGTACTTCCACCTGGCCGCGTGGGCGGTGCCCGCTGTCAAGACTATCACCATCCTGGCCATGGGCCAGGTGGACGGGGACCTGCTCAGCGGGGTGTGCTACGTGGGCCTGTCCAGCGTGGACGCGCTGCGGGGCTTCGTGCTGGCGCCCCTGTTCGTCTACCTCTTCATCGGCACGTCCTTCCTGCTGGCCGGCTTCGTGTCGCTGTTCCGCATCCGCACCATCATGAAGCACGACGGCACCAAGACCGAGAAGCTGGAGAAGCTCATGGTGCGCATCGGCGTCTTCAGCGTGCTCTACACCGTGCCGGCCACCATCGTTCTGGCCTGCTACTTCTACGAGCAGGCGTTTCGCGAACACTGGGAGCGCACCTGGCTCCTGCAGACGTGCAAGAGCTACGCGGTGCCCTGCCCGCCCGGCCACTTCCCGCCCATGAGCCCCGACTTCACCGTCTTCATGATCAAGTACCTGATGACCATGATCGTCGGCATCACCACTGGCTTCTGGATCTGGTCCGGCAAGACGCTGCAGTCGTGGCGCCGCTTCTACCACAGACTCAGCCACAGCAGCAAGGGGGAGACTGCGGTATga